One Elusimicrobiota bacterium DNA window includes the following coding sequences:
- a CDS encoding C4-type zinc ribbon domain-containing protein, with amino-acid sequence MIHTLEARTLIELQNKDSAIDALQKHLDAAPAEIKALNDTFEERKKAMDTAKQELVNLQVEKKENELKIAEKDEAVRKHQRELNMVKENSAFKALLTEIENDKKEKDDIETVILELLEKVDKVSAQDKALKAEVKNLEETKNTRVKQLEAGILSMREQIEAAKIERAAFASQIGAEVMEQYEFIRSQKQGLAIAKVHEDPAGGKISCGGCNISLTPQKAVDVKRRDVLGICDNCGRMLYLEKTVFG; translated from the coding sequence TTGATACATACCTTGGAAGCCAGGACGCTGATAGAATTACAAAACAAAGACAGCGCCATTGACGCATTGCAAAAGCACCTTGACGCCGCGCCCGCGGAGATCAAGGCCCTTAATGACACTTTTGAGGAACGCAAAAAAGCCATGGATACGGCTAAGCAGGAGCTTGTAAACTTGCAGGTTGAAAAGAAAGAAAATGAATTAAAGATAGCCGAAAAAGACGAAGCGGTGCGCAAGCACCAGCGTGAACTTAACATGGTGAAAGAGAACAGCGCTTTCAAGGCGCTTTTGACTGAGATAGAAAACGATAAAAAAGAGAAAGATGATATTGAAACCGTCATTCTTGAATTGCTTGAAAAAGTAGATAAGGTCTCGGCTCAGGATAAGGCGCTGAAGGCGGAAGTTAAAAACCTTGAGGAGACCAAAAATACTCGCGTCAAACAGCTTGAAGCAGGTATCCTTTCCATGCGGGAGCAAATAGAAGCCGCAAAGATCGAGCGCGCCGCTTTCGCCTCACAAATAGGCGCGGAAGTTATGGAGCAATATGAATTTATCCGTTCGCAGAAACAAGGCCTTGCCATAGCAAAAGTTCACGAGGATCCGGCCGGAGGAAAGATCTCTTGCGGCGGTTGCAACATCTCCCTCACTCCGCAGAAAGCGGTGGATGTAAAAAGACGGGATGTGCTTGGAATTTGCGACAATTGCGGGCGTATGCTCTACCTTGAGAAAACGGTGTTTGGCTGA
- a CDS encoding ribonuclease HI family protein: MKEPKLIIYIDGGSRGNPGHGACAAAIFGAGGRLLAEEGKYLGRCTNNFAEYNGLYLALYAARRLGAHSLEIFSDSELLVKQFACEYKIKDAVLRGLMEEIKKAASHFGKLTLSHVPRSKNIHADTLVNEILDNTARAGVALNKSVAMENAKKIRQPELF; the protein is encoded by the coding sequence ATGAAAGAGCCTAAACTGATCATTTACATTGACGGCGGTTCGCGCGGCAACCCGGGGCACGGCGCTTGCGCCGCCGCCATATTTGGCGCAGGAGGCCGGCTGTTGGCGGAAGAAGGCAAATATCTTGGCCGCTGCACTAATAATTTTGCGGAATATAACGGACTTTATCTGGCTCTTTACGCAGCCAGGCGCCTTGGAGCGCATAGCCTTGAGATTTTTTCAGATTCGGAACTGCTGGTCAAGCAGTTTGCCTGCGAGTATAAAATTAAAGATGCCGTTTTGCGGGGGCTGATGGAGGAAATTAAAAAAGCCGCGTCCCATTTCGGGAAACTTACTCTCTCCCATGTACCGAGAAGTAAAAACATCCACGCCGACACGCTGGTCAATGAAATACTGGATAACACGGCCCGCGCCGGCGTCGCGCTTAATAAGTCCGTCGCCATGGAAAACGCGAAAAAAATACGACAGCCGGAACTGTTTTAG